One segment of Coffea arabica cultivar ET-39 chromosome 7c, Coffea Arabica ET-39 HiFi, whole genome shotgun sequence DNA contains the following:
- the LOC113700354 gene encoding uncharacterized protein isoform X4, translated as MRHLLVTLRRRYCNHPKPLIQRAHYKPQKPQPPPAPPSPPKPPKKPAKFSLHGESWEDPYSWMSQLNDKVAMRHMDVYMEQEEKYIEAVMSDTERLQSKLQSEMASRFSFDLSTPPLRWGPWLYYRRAEEGKQYPVLCRRLASLNEEFISHKSPSAGFDFTSGQRIEQKLLDYNQEAERFGGYAYEELSEVSPDHRYLAYTMYDKDNDYFKLSVRDLNFGTLCSKPQADRVSNIAWAKNGQALLYVVTNHDKRPYRLYCSMVGSDEDDILLLEDPQENVYVNIRHTKDFQFVTVNTFSTTSSKIFLINAADPLSGMTLVWECETRAHCMVEHHQGFLYLFTDAAKEGQPVDNHYLLRSPVDPSPSLRKWESVFADDDELIVEDVDFSYSHLALIVRENRVFKLCSVSLPLPSGKGSFHLKELYPQFLPLPSNVTQISPGPNYDYLSSTMRFTISSPVMPDAVVDYDLSNGKWNIVQQQNLLHERTRVLYGSASSGSRGEKSPLSRVDEVNIANDNPWNDLVEYYGCDQYSVPSDDGVVVPLTIVYSHHRRKEDQSPGLLHGHGAYGEILDKRWRNELKSLLDRGWVIAYADVRGGGGFGKKWHHDGQRSNKINSIRDYICCAKFLVDNKIVQENKLSGWGYSAGGLLVAAAINSCPDLFRAAVLKVWSLGSSKMGCTSA; from the exons ATGCGACACCTCCTGGTCACCCTCCGCCGGCGCTACTGCAACCATCCTAAACCCCTCATCCAACGTGCACACTACAAACCCCAGAAGCCTCAGCCACCACCTGCCCCACCTTCACCACCAAAACCTCCCAAAAAACCAGCAAAATTTAGCCTCCATGGGGAGTCATGGGAGGACCCGTATAGCTGGATGTCACAGTTGAATGATAAGGTAGCCATGCGCCACATGGACGTCTACATGGAGCAAGAAGAGAAGTATATTGAGGCCGTCATGTCCGATACTGAACGCCTCCAGTCGAAACTCCAGTCTGAAATGGCCTCTCGCTTTTCATTTGACCTCTCCACTCCTCCGCTCCGCTGGGGACCCTG GTTGTACTACAGACGAGCAGAAGAAGGGAAGCAGTATCCAGTGTTATGTCGAAGATTAGCTAGCTTAAATGAAGAGTTTATTTCTCACAAATCTCCATCAGCCGGGTTTGATTTCACCTCTGGGCAGAGAATTGAGCAGAAGTTGCTTGATTATAACCAGGAAGCTGAAAGATTCGGGG GTTATGCTTATGAGGAATTGTCAGAAGTTTCACCTGACCATCGCTATCTGGCATACACTATGTATGACAAGGACAATGACTACTTTAAATTATCTGTGAGGGACTTGAATTTTGGTACACTTTGTAGCAAGCCTCAGGCTGATCGAGTTTCAAATATAGCTTGGGCTAAAAATGGACAAGCATTGCTATATGTTGTAACCAATCATGATAAGAGGCCTTACAG GCTATATTGTAGCATGGTTGGATCGGATGAAGATGACATTCTGCTTTTAGAGGATCCTCAAGAAAATGTTTATGTAAATATAAGACATACCAAGGATTTTCAGTTTGTGACTGTGAATACATTCTCAACCACATCTTCAAAG ATCTTTCTAATAAATGCAGCTGATCCCTTATCTGGCATGACTCTAGTTTGGGAGTGTGAGACACGAGCCCACTGCATGGTTGAGCACCATCAAGGTTTTCTTTACCTCTTTACTGATGCTGCCAAAGAGGGCCAGCCTGTTGATAACCACTATCTCCTGCGTAGTCCTGTTGATCCTTCACCAAGTCTCAGAAAATGGGAG AGTGTCTTTGCTGATGACGATGAGTTGATTGTTGAAGATGTTGACTTTAGTTACTCACATTTGGCACTAATTGTAAGAGAAAATAGGGTGTTTAAACTCTGTTCAGTTTCTCTTCCTCTGCCTAGTGGCAAG GGATCTTTTCATCTCAAAGAGCTTTATCCACAATTTTTGCCACTTCCAAGTAATGTTACTCAAATATCGCCTGGACCAAATTATGATTACCTTTCGTCAACCATGCGCTTTACGATATCCTCACCTGTG ATGCCCGATGCTGTAGTTGATTATGATTTGTCAAATGGGAAATGGAATATTGTTCAACAGCAGAATTTGCTGCATGAAAGAACACGTGTTTTGTATGGGTCAGCATCATCTGGTAGCAGGGGTGAGAAGTCACCTTTGTCCAGGGTAGATGAAGTCAATATTGCAAATGATAATCCATGGAATGACCTTGTTGAATATTATGGTTGTGATCAGTACAGTGTTCCATCTGATGATGGAGTTGTTGTTCCTTTAACCATAGTGTATTCACATCATAGAAGGAAAGAGGATCAGAGTCCTGGCCTGCTCCATGGCCATGGAGCTTATGGAGAGATACTTGATAAAAGATGGCGCAATGAGTTAAAAAGCCTTCTTGATCGTGGTTGGGTGATTGCATATGCTGATGTTAG AGGTGGCGGTGGCTTTGGTAAAAAATGGCATCATGATGGCCAGCGCTCAAACAAGATAAATTCCATTCGCGATTATATCTGCTGTGCGAAATTTCTGGTTGACAACAAGATTGTGCAAGAAAATAAGCTTTCTGGTTGGGGATATAGTGCTGGAGGATTGTTGGTTGCTGCTGCAATTAATTCTTGTCCTGATTTATTTCGTGCTGCAGTTTTGAAG GTTTGGAGTTTGGGAAGCAGCAAAATGGGTTGCACTAGTGCGTGA
- the LOC113700354 gene encoding uncharacterized protein isoform X3, whose amino-acid sequence MRHLLVTLRRRYCNHPKPLIQRAHYKPQKPQPPPAPPSPPKPPKKPAKFSLHGESWEDPYSWMSQLNDKVAMRHMDVYMEQEEKYIEAVMSDTERLQSKLQSEMASRFSFDLSTPPLRWGPWLYYRRAEEGKQYPVLCRRLASLNEEFISHKSPSAGFDFTSGQRIEQKLLDYNQEAERFGGYAYEELSEVSPDHRYLAYTMYDKDNDYFKLSVRDLNFGTLCSKPQADRVSNIAWAKNGQALLYVVTNHDKRPYRLYCSMVGSDEDDILLLEDPQENVYVNIRHTKDFQFVTVNTFSTTSSKIFLINAADPLSGMTLVWECETRAHCMVEHHQGFLYLFTDAAKEGQPVDNHYLLRSPVDPSPSLRKWESVFADDDELIVEDVDFSYSHLALIVRENRVFKLCSVSLPLPSGKGSFHLKELYPQFLPLPSNVTQISPGPNYDYLSSTMRFTISSPVMPDAVVDYDLSNGKWNIVQQQNLLHERTRVLYGSASSGSRGEKSPLSRVDEVNIANDNPWNDLVEYYGCDQYSVPSDDGVVVPLTIVYSHHRRKEDQSPGLLHGHGAYGEILDKRWRNELKSLLDRGWVIAYADVRGGGGFGKKWHHDGQRSNKINSIRDYICCAKFLVDNKIVQENKLSGWGYSAGGLLVAAAINSCPDLFRAAVLKVPFLDPTNTLLYPILPLTPVDYEEFGYPGDVEDFQAMRAYSPYDNIQKGLEFGKQQNGLH is encoded by the exons ATGCGACACCTCCTGGTCACCCTCCGCCGGCGCTACTGCAACCATCCTAAACCCCTCATCCAACGTGCACACTACAAACCCCAGAAGCCTCAGCCACCACCTGCCCCACCTTCACCACCAAAACCTCCCAAAAAACCAGCAAAATTTAGCCTCCATGGGGAGTCATGGGAGGACCCGTATAGCTGGATGTCACAGTTGAATGATAAGGTAGCCATGCGCCACATGGACGTCTACATGGAGCAAGAAGAGAAGTATATTGAGGCCGTCATGTCCGATACTGAACGCCTCCAGTCGAAACTCCAGTCTGAAATGGCCTCTCGCTTTTCATTTGACCTCTCCACTCCTCCGCTCCGCTGGGGACCCTG GTTGTACTACAGACGAGCAGAAGAAGGGAAGCAGTATCCAGTGTTATGTCGAAGATTAGCTAGCTTAAATGAAGAGTTTATTTCTCACAAATCTCCATCAGCCGGGTTTGATTTCACCTCTGGGCAGAGAATTGAGCAGAAGTTGCTTGATTATAACCAGGAAGCTGAAAGATTCGGGG GTTATGCTTATGAGGAATTGTCAGAAGTTTCACCTGACCATCGCTATCTGGCATACACTATGTATGACAAGGACAATGACTACTTTAAATTATCTGTGAGGGACTTGAATTTTGGTACACTTTGTAGCAAGCCTCAGGCTGATCGAGTTTCAAATATAGCTTGGGCTAAAAATGGACAAGCATTGCTATATGTTGTAACCAATCATGATAAGAGGCCTTACAG GCTATATTGTAGCATGGTTGGATCGGATGAAGATGACATTCTGCTTTTAGAGGATCCTCAAGAAAATGTTTATGTAAATATAAGACATACCAAGGATTTTCAGTTTGTGACTGTGAATACATTCTCAACCACATCTTCAAAG ATCTTTCTAATAAATGCAGCTGATCCCTTATCTGGCATGACTCTAGTTTGGGAGTGTGAGACACGAGCCCACTGCATGGTTGAGCACCATCAAGGTTTTCTTTACCTCTTTACTGATGCTGCCAAAGAGGGCCAGCCTGTTGATAACCACTATCTCCTGCGTAGTCCTGTTGATCCTTCACCAAGTCTCAGAAAATGGGAG AGTGTCTTTGCTGATGACGATGAGTTGATTGTTGAAGATGTTGACTTTAGTTACTCACATTTGGCACTAATTGTAAGAGAAAATAGGGTGTTTAAACTCTGTTCAGTTTCTCTTCCTCTGCCTAGTGGCAAG GGATCTTTTCATCTCAAAGAGCTTTATCCACAATTTTTGCCACTTCCAAGTAATGTTACTCAAATATCGCCTGGACCAAATTATGATTACCTTTCGTCAACCATGCGCTTTACGATATCCTCACCTGTG ATGCCCGATGCTGTAGTTGATTATGATTTGTCAAATGGGAAATGGAATATTGTTCAACAGCAGAATTTGCTGCATGAAAGAACACGTGTTTTGTATGGGTCAGCATCATCTGGTAGCAGGGGTGAGAAGTCACCTTTGTCCAGGGTAGATGAAGTCAATATTGCAAATGATAATCCATGGAATGACCTTGTTGAATATTATGGTTGTGATCAGTACAGTGTTCCATCTGATGATGGAGTTGTTGTTCCTTTAACCATAGTGTATTCACATCATAGAAGGAAAGAGGATCAGAGTCCTGGCCTGCTCCATGGCCATGGAGCTTATGGAGAGATACTTGATAAAAGATGGCGCAATGAGTTAAAAAGCCTTCTTGATCGTGGTTGGGTGATTGCATATGCTGATGTTAG AGGTGGCGGTGGCTTTGGTAAAAAATGGCATCATGATGGCCAGCGCTCAAACAAGATAAATTCCATTCGCGATTATATCTGCTGTGCGAAATTTCTGGTTGACAACAAGATTGTGCAAGAAAATAAGCTTTCTGGTTGGGGATATAGTGCTGGAGGATTGTTGGTTGCTGCTGCAATTAATTCTTGTCCTGATTTATTTCGTGCTGCAGTTTTGAAG GTTCCATTTTTGGATCCAACCAATACCCTTCTCTATCCCATTTTACCACTTACACCTGTTGATTATGAAGAATTTGGGTACCCGGGAGATGTTGAAGATTTTCAGGCTATGCGTGCTTATTCTCCTTATGATAACATACAGAAAG GTTTGGAGTTTGGGAAGCAGCAAAATGGGTTGCACTAG
- the LOC113700354 gene encoding uncharacterized protein isoform X1 — MRHLLVTLRRRYCNHPKPLIQRAHYKPQKPQPPPAPPSPPKPPKKPAKFSLHGESWEDPYSWMSQLNDKVAMRHMDVYMEQEEKYIEAVMSDTERLQSKLQSEMASRFSFDLSTPPLRWGPWLYYRRAEEGKQYPVLCRRLASLNEEFISHKSPSAGFDFTSGQRIEQKLLDYNQEAERFGGYAYEELSEVSPDHRYLAYTMYDKDNDYFKLSVRDLNFGTLCSKPQADRVSNIAWAKNGQALLYVVTNHDKRPYRLYCSMVGSDEDDILLLEDPQENVYVNIRHTKDFQFVTVNTFSTTSSKIFLINAADPLSGMTLVWECETRAHCMVEHHQGFLYLFTDAAKEGQPVDNHYLLRSPVDPSPSLRKWESVFADDDELIVEDVDFSYSHLALIVRENRVFKLCSVSLPLPSGKGSFHLKELYPQFLPLPSNVTQISPGPNYDYLSSTMRFTISSPVMPDAVVDYDLSNGKWNIVQQQNLLHERTRVLYGSASSGSRGEKSPLSRVDEVNIANDNPWNDLVEYYGCDQYSVPSDDGVVVPLTIVYSHHRRKEDQSPGLLHGHGAYGEILDKRWRNELKSLLDRGWVIAYADVRGGGGFGKKWHHDGQRSNKINSIRDYICCAKFLVDNKIVQENKLSGWGYSAGGLLVAAAINSCPDLFRAAVLKVPFLDPTNTLLYPILPLTPVDYEEFGYPGDVEDFQAMRAYSPYDNIQKGVHYPSVLVTSSFNTRFGVWEAAKWVALVRENSIYDPKRPILLNLTTDIVEENRYLHCKESALETAFLMKMMDL; from the exons ATGCGACACCTCCTGGTCACCCTCCGCCGGCGCTACTGCAACCATCCTAAACCCCTCATCCAACGTGCACACTACAAACCCCAGAAGCCTCAGCCACCACCTGCCCCACCTTCACCACCAAAACCTCCCAAAAAACCAGCAAAATTTAGCCTCCATGGGGAGTCATGGGAGGACCCGTATAGCTGGATGTCACAGTTGAATGATAAGGTAGCCATGCGCCACATGGACGTCTACATGGAGCAAGAAGAGAAGTATATTGAGGCCGTCATGTCCGATACTGAACGCCTCCAGTCGAAACTCCAGTCTGAAATGGCCTCTCGCTTTTCATTTGACCTCTCCACTCCTCCGCTCCGCTGGGGACCCTG GTTGTACTACAGACGAGCAGAAGAAGGGAAGCAGTATCCAGTGTTATGTCGAAGATTAGCTAGCTTAAATGAAGAGTTTATTTCTCACAAATCTCCATCAGCCGGGTTTGATTTCACCTCTGGGCAGAGAATTGAGCAGAAGTTGCTTGATTATAACCAGGAAGCTGAAAGATTCGGGG GTTATGCTTATGAGGAATTGTCAGAAGTTTCACCTGACCATCGCTATCTGGCATACACTATGTATGACAAGGACAATGACTACTTTAAATTATCTGTGAGGGACTTGAATTTTGGTACACTTTGTAGCAAGCCTCAGGCTGATCGAGTTTCAAATATAGCTTGGGCTAAAAATGGACAAGCATTGCTATATGTTGTAACCAATCATGATAAGAGGCCTTACAG GCTATATTGTAGCATGGTTGGATCGGATGAAGATGACATTCTGCTTTTAGAGGATCCTCAAGAAAATGTTTATGTAAATATAAGACATACCAAGGATTTTCAGTTTGTGACTGTGAATACATTCTCAACCACATCTTCAAAG ATCTTTCTAATAAATGCAGCTGATCCCTTATCTGGCATGACTCTAGTTTGGGAGTGTGAGACACGAGCCCACTGCATGGTTGAGCACCATCAAGGTTTTCTTTACCTCTTTACTGATGCTGCCAAAGAGGGCCAGCCTGTTGATAACCACTATCTCCTGCGTAGTCCTGTTGATCCTTCACCAAGTCTCAGAAAATGGGAG AGTGTCTTTGCTGATGACGATGAGTTGATTGTTGAAGATGTTGACTTTAGTTACTCACATTTGGCACTAATTGTAAGAGAAAATAGGGTGTTTAAACTCTGTTCAGTTTCTCTTCCTCTGCCTAGTGGCAAG GGATCTTTTCATCTCAAAGAGCTTTATCCACAATTTTTGCCACTTCCAAGTAATGTTACTCAAATATCGCCTGGACCAAATTATGATTACCTTTCGTCAACCATGCGCTTTACGATATCCTCACCTGTG ATGCCCGATGCTGTAGTTGATTATGATTTGTCAAATGGGAAATGGAATATTGTTCAACAGCAGAATTTGCTGCATGAAAGAACACGTGTTTTGTATGGGTCAGCATCATCTGGTAGCAGGGGTGAGAAGTCACCTTTGTCCAGGGTAGATGAAGTCAATATTGCAAATGATAATCCATGGAATGACCTTGTTGAATATTATGGTTGTGATCAGTACAGTGTTCCATCTGATGATGGAGTTGTTGTTCCTTTAACCATAGTGTATTCACATCATAGAAGGAAAGAGGATCAGAGTCCTGGCCTGCTCCATGGCCATGGAGCTTATGGAGAGATACTTGATAAAAGATGGCGCAATGAGTTAAAAAGCCTTCTTGATCGTGGTTGGGTGATTGCATATGCTGATGTTAG AGGTGGCGGTGGCTTTGGTAAAAAATGGCATCATGATGGCCAGCGCTCAAACAAGATAAATTCCATTCGCGATTATATCTGCTGTGCGAAATTTCTGGTTGACAACAAGATTGTGCAAGAAAATAAGCTTTCTGGTTGGGGATATAGTGCTGGAGGATTGTTGGTTGCTGCTGCAATTAATTCTTGTCCTGATTTATTTCGTGCTGCAGTTTTGAAG GTTCCATTTTTGGATCCAACCAATACCCTTCTCTATCCCATTTTACCACTTACACCTGTTGATTATGAAGAATTTGGGTACCCGGGAGATGTTGAAGATTTTCAGGCTATGCGTGCTTATTCTCCTTATGATAACATACAGAAAGGTGTTCACTACCCATCTGTTTTAGTGACCTCTTCATTCAATACCCG GTTTGGAGTTTGGGAAGCAGCAAAATGGGTTGCACTAGTGCGTGAAAACTCTATTTATGATCCTAAACGCCCAATACTGCTCAACTTGACAACAGATATAGTCGAGGAAAATAGATACTTGCATTGCAAGGAGTCTGCTTTAGAGACTGCTTTTCTTATGAAAATGATGGATCTGTAG
- the LOC113700354 gene encoding uncharacterized protein isoform X2 — protein sequence MRHLLVTLRRRYCNHPKPLIQRAHYKPQKPQPPPAPPSPPKPPKKPAKFSLHGESWEDPYSWMSQLNDKVAMRHMDVYMEQEEKYIEAVMSDTERLQSKLQSEMASRFSFDLSTPPLRWGPWLYYRRAEEGKQYPVLCRRLASLNEEFISHKSPSAGFDFTSGQRIEQKLLDYNQEAERFGGYAYEELSEVSPDHRYLAYTMYDKDNDYFKLSVRDLNFGTLCSKPQADRVSNIAWAKNGQALLYVVTNHDKRPYRLYCSMVGSDEDDILLLEDPQENVYVNIRHTKDFQFVTVNTFSTTSSKIFLINAADPLSGMTLVWECETRAHCMVEHHQGFLYLFTDAAKEGQPVDNHYLLRSPVDPSPSLRKWESVFADDDELIVEDVDFSYSHLALIVRENRVFKLCSVSLPLPSGKGSFHLKELYPQFLPLPSNVTQISPGPNYDYLSSTMRFTISSPVMPDAVVDYDLSNGKWNIVQQQNLLHERTRVLYGSASSGSRGEKSPLSRVDEVNIANDNPWNDLVEYYGCDQYSVPSDDGVVVPLTIVYSHHRRKEDQSPGLLHGHGAYGEILDKRWRNELKSLLDRGWVIAYADVRGGGGFGKKWHHDGQRSNKINSIRDYICCAKFLVDNKIVQENKLSGWGYSAGGLLVAAAINSCPDLFRAAVLKVPFLDPTNTLLYPILPLTPVDYEEFGYPGDVEDFQAMRAYSPYDNIQKGVHYPSVLVTSSFNTRDAS from the exons ATGCGACACCTCCTGGTCACCCTCCGCCGGCGCTACTGCAACCATCCTAAACCCCTCATCCAACGTGCACACTACAAACCCCAGAAGCCTCAGCCACCACCTGCCCCACCTTCACCACCAAAACCTCCCAAAAAACCAGCAAAATTTAGCCTCCATGGGGAGTCATGGGAGGACCCGTATAGCTGGATGTCACAGTTGAATGATAAGGTAGCCATGCGCCACATGGACGTCTACATGGAGCAAGAAGAGAAGTATATTGAGGCCGTCATGTCCGATACTGAACGCCTCCAGTCGAAACTCCAGTCTGAAATGGCCTCTCGCTTTTCATTTGACCTCTCCACTCCTCCGCTCCGCTGGGGACCCTG GTTGTACTACAGACGAGCAGAAGAAGGGAAGCAGTATCCAGTGTTATGTCGAAGATTAGCTAGCTTAAATGAAGAGTTTATTTCTCACAAATCTCCATCAGCCGGGTTTGATTTCACCTCTGGGCAGAGAATTGAGCAGAAGTTGCTTGATTATAACCAGGAAGCTGAAAGATTCGGGG GTTATGCTTATGAGGAATTGTCAGAAGTTTCACCTGACCATCGCTATCTGGCATACACTATGTATGACAAGGACAATGACTACTTTAAATTATCTGTGAGGGACTTGAATTTTGGTACACTTTGTAGCAAGCCTCAGGCTGATCGAGTTTCAAATATAGCTTGGGCTAAAAATGGACAAGCATTGCTATATGTTGTAACCAATCATGATAAGAGGCCTTACAG GCTATATTGTAGCATGGTTGGATCGGATGAAGATGACATTCTGCTTTTAGAGGATCCTCAAGAAAATGTTTATGTAAATATAAGACATACCAAGGATTTTCAGTTTGTGACTGTGAATACATTCTCAACCACATCTTCAAAG ATCTTTCTAATAAATGCAGCTGATCCCTTATCTGGCATGACTCTAGTTTGGGAGTGTGAGACACGAGCCCACTGCATGGTTGAGCACCATCAAGGTTTTCTTTACCTCTTTACTGATGCTGCCAAAGAGGGCCAGCCTGTTGATAACCACTATCTCCTGCGTAGTCCTGTTGATCCTTCACCAAGTCTCAGAAAATGGGAG AGTGTCTTTGCTGATGACGATGAGTTGATTGTTGAAGATGTTGACTTTAGTTACTCACATTTGGCACTAATTGTAAGAGAAAATAGGGTGTTTAAACTCTGTTCAGTTTCTCTTCCTCTGCCTAGTGGCAAG GGATCTTTTCATCTCAAAGAGCTTTATCCACAATTTTTGCCACTTCCAAGTAATGTTACTCAAATATCGCCTGGACCAAATTATGATTACCTTTCGTCAACCATGCGCTTTACGATATCCTCACCTGTG ATGCCCGATGCTGTAGTTGATTATGATTTGTCAAATGGGAAATGGAATATTGTTCAACAGCAGAATTTGCTGCATGAAAGAACACGTGTTTTGTATGGGTCAGCATCATCTGGTAGCAGGGGTGAGAAGTCACCTTTGTCCAGGGTAGATGAAGTCAATATTGCAAATGATAATCCATGGAATGACCTTGTTGAATATTATGGTTGTGATCAGTACAGTGTTCCATCTGATGATGGAGTTGTTGTTCCTTTAACCATAGTGTATTCACATCATAGAAGGAAAGAGGATCAGAGTCCTGGCCTGCTCCATGGCCATGGAGCTTATGGAGAGATACTTGATAAAAGATGGCGCAATGAGTTAAAAAGCCTTCTTGATCGTGGTTGGGTGATTGCATATGCTGATGTTAG AGGTGGCGGTGGCTTTGGTAAAAAATGGCATCATGATGGCCAGCGCTCAAACAAGATAAATTCCATTCGCGATTATATCTGCTGTGCGAAATTTCTGGTTGACAACAAGATTGTGCAAGAAAATAAGCTTTCTGGTTGGGGATATAGTGCTGGAGGATTGTTGGTTGCTGCTGCAATTAATTCTTGTCCTGATTTATTTCGTGCTGCAGTTTTGAAG GTTCCATTTTTGGATCCAACCAATACCCTTCTCTATCCCATTTTACCACTTACACCTGTTGATTATGAAGAATTTGGGTACCCGGGAGATGTTGAAGATTTTCAGGCTATGCGTGCTTATTCTCCTTATGATAACATACAGAAAGGTGTTCACTACCCATCTGTTTTAGTGACCTCTTCATTCAATACCCG GGATGCTTCTTGA